The Streptomyces luteogriseus genome includes a window with the following:
- a CDS encoding DegT/DnrJ/EryC1/StrS family aminotransferase has protein sequence MLRAAGVGLGDEVVVPAFGNVEVAEAVAMAGALPVFADIDPATYCLDPAAAEAAVTSRTAAVVVVHRFGRLADIARLHGVGQRHGLLVLEQGESEAPYDEMAQRRERAAYLDAKLRGVRTPDDGDGHTYQQYVVRVPGNGRPDRDAFARAVRARGVDCRVPVKTPVHRLPEFRRCVSLPETERASDETLALPVHASLTKRDMQRIVSACNALGGLLQPAF, from the coding sequence ATGCTCAGGGCCGCCGGCGTCGGACTCGGTGACGAGGTCGTCGTACCGGCCTTCGGGAACGTCGAGGTCGCCGAGGCCGTGGCCATGGCCGGCGCTCTGCCGGTGTTCGCCGACATAGACCCCGCCACCTACTGCCTCGACCCCGCTGCCGCGGAAGCGGCGGTCACCTCGAGGACCGCGGCCGTGGTGGTCGTCCACCGCTTCGGCCGGCTCGCCGACATCGCGCGGCTGCACGGAGTGGGACAACGGCACGGACTGCTGGTGCTGGAACAGGGAGAGTCCGAGGCCCCGTACGACGAGATGGCCCAGCGCCGGGAGCGCGCGGCCTATCTCGACGCGAAGTTGAGGGGTGTGCGGACGCCGGACGACGGTGACGGGCACACCTACCAGCAGTACGTGGTGCGGGTGCCGGGCAATGGGCGGCCCGACCGGGATGCCTTCGCGCGGGCCGTGCGGGCCAGGGGAGTCGACTGCCGGGTGCCGGTGAAGACGCCCGTGCACCGGCTGCCCGAATTCCGGCGGTGTGTTTCGCTACCGGAGACCGAGCGGGCTTCGGACGAGACGCTTGCGCTGCCCGTGCACGCGTCCCTCACCAAGCGGGACATGCAGCGGATCGTGTCCGCCTGCAACGCCCTCGGAGGGCTTCTCCAGCCCGCCTTCTGA
- a CDS encoding SpoIIE family protein phosphatase, whose product MTTGLIPGGQPPDPRPTGALPQQRREPVGHAAQHVENRSRSSVITARAAASFEPVGRSVASARSFVRDTLQGWGFADIVDDAVVLTSELVTNAVVHAGTSADVLCLRSDEGARIEVADRYPEREIPLQATAINMGNPDREGGRGLQLCAALAGRWGVEYTPTHKTVWFQLDLPARVVGTRAAGPALPSELLPLADGRVRVAVVQIDRTGHITAWNEDAEELFGYPAEQVTGKPLTDLAAWPHTPGTSTGIAEALRLSRWEGSYGIRASTGRVTPVYASHLRVRDTGGEPSTVCLLVRDHERAVLQTPLRGPASDTSSGSEGQSADPFEVFIGSPAPDDLDGLLQRTVERARDMLDGDSAFLLLATDDETELEVRASTGLPSARQRFARVPVEAGPGRYGSARMPAVHDDLTAVPGAVPLLNGTGMRSVVTVPLKVEGRLTGSLGVAAEAPGRYSNEEALRLQFAADRIALAVESARLGELERLRRGSLSFLVEASDLLAGTLDRDQTLALMAQMTVPTLATWCAVYTIADQASEPYLSYVLHEDEELIDGIKSLLSKVPPPDPVPTPGARVWTTPGEVAHQAALRSSMRSLGLSGTQTRQVTPGIGPTLATASAVGGETVVLPLVARNRVIGMLTLGKPTDEHFRQEILELAEDLSRRAALALDNARLYSERTAISQSLQRSLLPPELPLIDGVEVEVIYRAAGEGNEVGGDFYDVFPIRDGAYGFAIGDVCGTGPNAAAVTGLARHALRLLAREGLSGPAVLERLNSAILDEGARSRFLTLLYGEMRPQEDGSAELKVVCAGHPLPLRLRQDGSVEPAAEPQPLLGVIEDLELYEQTITLDPGDVLLCVTDGVTERREGARMLGDDGLADVLTTCTGLTAGAVAARIMRAVERFASDAPSDDMAILAMRVPGLHKD is encoded by the coding sequence ATGACCACCGGACTGATCCCGGGGGGACAGCCCCCGGACCCCCGGCCGACGGGCGCCCTGCCGCAACAGCGGCGCGAGCCGGTCGGCCACGCAGCCCAGCATGTCGAGAACCGGTCGAGGAGTTCTGTGATCACCGCGCGCGCGGCCGCCAGTTTCGAGCCCGTCGGCCGGTCGGTCGCGAGCGCCCGCTCCTTCGTACGCGACACCCTCCAGGGCTGGGGCTTCGCCGACATCGTCGACGACGCCGTCGTTCTCACCAGCGAACTCGTGACCAACGCCGTCGTCCATGCCGGCACCTCCGCCGACGTGCTGTGCCTGCGCAGCGACGAGGGCGCGCGCATCGAGGTGGCCGACCGCTACCCCGAGCGCGAGATCCCCCTCCAGGCCACGGCCATCAACATGGGCAACCCCGATCGCGAGGGCGGCCGGGGCCTCCAGCTGTGCGCGGCCCTCGCCGGCCGCTGGGGCGTCGAGTACACGCCCACGCACAAGACCGTCTGGTTCCAACTGGACCTGCCCGCACGCGTAGTGGGCACTCGCGCCGCCGGACCGGCCCTCCCCTCCGAGCTCCTCCCCTTGGCCGACGGCCGGGTCCGCGTGGCCGTCGTCCAGATCGACCGCACCGGCCACATCACCGCCTGGAACGAGGACGCCGAGGAACTGTTCGGCTACCCGGCCGAGCAGGTCACCGGCAAGCCCCTCACCGACCTCGCCGCCTGGCCGCACACCCCCGGCACCAGCACGGGCATCGCCGAGGCCCTGCGCCTCTCCCGCTGGGAAGGCAGCTACGGCATCCGCGCCTCCACCGGCCGCGTCACCCCCGTCTACGCCTCCCACCTGCGCGTCCGCGACACCGGCGGCGAACCGTCAACCGTATGCCTCTTGGTACGGGACCACGAACGGGCCGTTCTGCAGACTCCCCTGCGCGGCCCGGCCTCCGACACCTCGTCCGGCTCCGAGGGCCAGAGCGCCGACCCGTTCGAGGTCTTCATCGGCTCCCCCGCCCCGGACGACCTCGACGGCCTCCTCCAGCGCACCGTCGAACGCGCCCGCGACATGCTCGACGGCGACTCGGCGTTCCTCCTGCTGGCCACCGACGACGAGACGGAGCTGGAGGTCCGCGCCTCCACGGGCCTCCCCTCCGCCCGCCAGCGCTTCGCCCGCGTCCCCGTCGAAGCCGGCCCCGGCCGCTACGGCTCGGCCCGCATGCCCGCCGTCCACGACGACCTCACCGCGGTCCCCGGCGCGGTCCCGCTCCTGAACGGCACGGGCATGCGCTCCGTCGTCACGGTCCCGCTGAAGGTCGAAGGCCGCCTCACCGGCTCCCTCGGCGTCGCCGCCGAGGCCCCTGGCAGATACTCCAACGAAGAGGCCCTGCGCCTCCAGTTCGCCGCCGACCGCATCGCCCTCGCCGTCGAATCGGCCCGCCTGGGCGAACTGGAACGCCTGCGCCGCGGCTCCCTCAGCTTCCTCGTCGAAGCGTCCGACCTGCTGGCCGGCACCCTGGACCGCGACCAGACCCTCGCCCTGATGGCCCAGATGACGGTCCCGACCCTCGCCACCTGGTGCGCCGTCTACACCATCGCCGACCAGGCCTCCGAGCCCTACCTCTCCTACGTCCTGCACGAGGACGAGGAACTCATCGACGGCATCAAGTCCCTGCTGTCGAAGGTCCCCCCGCCCGACCCGGTCCCCACCCCCGGCGCCCGCGTCTGGACGACCCCCGGCGAGGTCGCCCACCAGGCGGCCCTGCGCAGCTCCATGCGCAGCCTCGGCCTCAGCGGCACCCAGACCCGTCAGGTCACACCCGGTATCGGCCCCACGCTCGCCACCGCCTCCGCGGTCGGGGGAGAGACGGTCGTCCTCCCCCTGGTCGCCCGCAACCGCGTCATCGGCATGCTCACCCTCGGCAAGCCCACCGACGAACACTTCCGCCAGGAGATCCTGGAACTCGCCGAGGACCTCTCCCGCCGAGCCGCTCTGGCCCTGGACAACGCCCGCCTCTACTCGGAGCGCACGGCGATCAGCCAGTCCCTCCAGCGCAGCCTCCTGCCGCCGGAGCTGCCGCTGATCGACGGCGTCGAAGTCGAGGTCATCTACCGCGCGGCAGGCGAGGGCAACGAGGTCGGCGGAGACTTCTACGACGTCTTCCCCATCCGCGACGGCGCGTACGGCTTCGCCATCGGCGACGTCTGCGGTACGGGCCCGAACGCGGCAGCCGTCACCGGCCTGGCCCGCCACGCCCTGCGCCTCCTGGCCCGTGAGGGCCTGAGCGGTCCGGCGGTCCTGGAGCGCCTCAACTCCGCGATCCTCGACGAAGGCGCCCGCAGCCGCTTCCTCACCCTCCTCTACGGCGAGATGCGCCCGCAGGAGGACGGCAGCGCCGAACTGAAGGTGGTCTGCGCCGGCCATCCGCTCCCGCTGCGCCTGCGCCAGGACGGCTCGGTCGAGCCGGCCGCCGAACCCCAGCCGCTCCTCGGCGTCATCGAGGACCTGGAGCTCTACGAGCAGACCATCACCCTGGACCCGGGCGATGTCCTGCTGTGTGTCACGGACGGCGTCACCGAACGCCGCGAGGGCGCCCGCATGCTCGGCGACGACGGCCTCGCCGACGTCCTCACGACCTGCACGGGCCTCACCGCGGGGGCGGTCGCGGCCCGCATCATGCGCGCGGTGGAACGCTTCGCGTCGGACGCCCCTTCGGACGACATGGCGATCCTGGCGATGCGCGTCCCGGGTCTCCACAAAGACTAG